A stretch of Kaistella flava (ex Peng et al. 2021) DNA encodes these proteins:
- a CDS encoding TonB-dependent receptor plug domain-containing protein: MTIKHHFSTALLFCFLLSFAQEKAIDTIYIFDNQLKNSKKFHKIETLNQEDLLKNTTNLSEVLRFQSPVYIKENGRGMVSSPSFRGTTAQQTAFVWNGININSVFLGQGDVNNLNLLGYDQLEVKSGGGSIIYGSGAIGGTIHLNNELSFNKGFHSTLFLEGGSYNTFNSFLKTSYSDDKLSVKVSGNVVKSDNDYEVPEKNYANLNGEYDNRTFNLGAAYKIDSQNRLYWQTQIYDGEQHYPTSEFGTKTKYLSNTFRSLLAWDFNSKKINNSFKVAYLQDDFQYFDNISQPKSSGGSGETYLAKNDFNYFLNNHWAFNLISEYHFDKGEGYQSGITDVSRNAGSVAGLLRWNPTQKFNFEAGVKKDFVEEIVTPILYSFSGKMNVTDWYSFALNVSKNFRYPSFNDLYWQPGGNLDLKPEVSHQAELGNNFKYGNFKLNLTPYYMKIKDMIRWLPTSNGYWSPVNTNNVESYGLESQLDFEKEFGTQKTKLSLGYVYTHSTDTDTDRFLMYVPQHKIFGNATYKYRFAEIFVQGLYNGLTYTTSDETLRDAINPYFVMNAGLNLTFFKNYQIGFKVNNIFDEIYETTAYYPLPKRNYSANLLINF, from the coding sequence AACACCACGAATCTTTCGGAAGTTCTGCGTTTTCAATCTCCAGTTTACATTAAAGAAAATGGCCGTGGAATGGTTTCCTCACCATCTTTCCGTGGAACAACCGCACAACAAACTGCTTTTGTCTGGAATGGAATTAATATCAATTCTGTTTTTTTAGGACAAGGCGATGTCAATAATTTAAACCTTTTAGGTTACGACCAACTTGAAGTAAAATCGGGCGGCGGAAGCATAATTTATGGAAGTGGAGCCATCGGTGGAACGATTCATTTAAACAATGAACTTTCCTTTAATAAAGGTTTTCACTCGACTTTATTTCTGGAAGGTGGTTCATATAATACTTTCAATTCTTTTCTAAAGACTTCTTATAGCGACGATAAATTATCAGTAAAAGTTTCGGGGAATGTTGTTAAAAGCGATAATGATTATGAAGTTCCGGAAAAAAATTACGCAAACTTAAATGGTGAATATGACAACCGAACTTTCAATTTAGGAGCGGCTTATAAAATTGATTCTCAAAACAGATTGTATTGGCAAACGCAGATTTACGATGGTGAACAACATTATCCTACTTCCGAATTTGGGACGAAAACTAAATATCTAAGTAATACTTTTAGAAGTTTGCTTGCCTGGGATTTCAATTCAAAAAAAATAAATAATAGTTTTAAAGTTGCTTACCTTCAGGATGATTTTCAATATTTTGATAATATCAGTCAACCGAAAAGCAGTGGCGGATCTGGCGAAACTTATTTGGCTAAAAATGATTTCAATTATTTCTTGAATAATCATTGGGCATTCAATTTAATTTCAGAATACCATTTCGATAAAGGCGAAGGTTATCAGTCTGGAATTACTGATGTCAGCAGAAATGCAGGTTCAGTTGCGGGATTATTAAGATGGAATCCGACTCAGAAATTCAATTTTGAAGCAGGTGTTAAAAAAGATTTTGTTGAAGAGATCGTAACTCCAATTCTCTATTCTTTTTCCGGAAAAATGAATGTTACCGACTGGTATTCTTTTGCTTTAAATGTTTCTAAAAATTTCAGATATCCTTCTTTCAATGATCTTTACTGGCAACCTGGCGGGAATTTGGATTTAAAACCAGAAGTTTCTCATCAGGCAGAATTAGGAAATAATTTCAAATACGGAAATTTCAAATTAAACCTTACTCCGTATTACATGAAAATTAAAGATATGATTAGATGGCTGCCAACTTCTAACGGATATTGGTCGCCTGTTAATACCAACAATGTCGAATCTTACGGTTTAGAATCACAACTGGATTTTGAAAAAGAGTTTGGAACTCAAAAAACGAAATTATCATTAGGCTACGTATACACTCATTCTACAGACACCGATACAGACCGATTTCTGATGTATGTACCTCAACATAAAATTTTTGGAAACGCGACTTATAAATATCGTTTTGCAGAAATCTTTGTTCAGGGACTGTATAATGGACTGACTTATACTACAAGTGACGAAACACTTCGTGATGCAATTAATCCGTATTTTGTTATGAATGCCGGATTGAATTTAACCTTTTTCAAAAACTATCAAATCGGATTTAAAGTTAATAATATCTTTGATGAAATATACGAAACAACTGCTTATTACCCTTTACCAAAAAGAAATTACAGCGCCAATCTTTTAATTAACTTTTAA